In Prescottella soli, a genomic segment contains:
- the nuoN gene encoding NADH-quinone oxidoreductase subunit NuoN — protein sequence MNTDTVLQAPSIEYSQLAPMLIVFAVAVVGVLVEAFAPRRARYTTHVGLALGGLIAAFVAVVALAGTRALIAVGAVAIDGPTLFLQGTILLVSILAVLLIADRGLDRARADAESVAVGSRGVDAFTPRASAVPGSAAEKEAAKVGVTQTEVFPLAMFAVGGMLLFPAADDLLTMFVALEVLSLPLYLLCGLARRRRLLSQEAALKYFLLGAFSSAFFLFGVAMLYGYAGTVQLPGIGQAVEQRSGDIVLAQIGLAMLSVGLLFKIGAVPFHSWIPDVYQGAPTPITAFMASATKIAAFGAALRVFYVAVPGLSVDWRPVLWAVAILTMVVGAVLAITQTDVKRMLAYSSVAHAGFILTGVIAGNDAGISSTLFYLLAYGFSTLGAFAVVSLVRDPSGHEVTDLVRWAGLGRTSPVLGATFALFLLSFAGIPLTSGFVSKFAVFQAAASGGAVPLVIVGVISSAIAALFYVRVIVLMFFADPPEGAPATVVTSAPTVVAVAVAAAVTVLLGIVPQPALDLADRAASFLI from the coding sequence ATGAACACCGACACGGTTCTGCAGGCCCCGAGCATCGAATACAGCCAGCTCGCACCGATGCTCATCGTGTTCGCGGTGGCGGTCGTCGGCGTCCTGGTCGAGGCGTTCGCGCCCCGGCGGGCCCGCTACACGACCCACGTCGGTCTCGCGCTCGGCGGACTGATCGCGGCGTTCGTCGCGGTCGTCGCACTCGCCGGGACCCGTGCCCTCATCGCGGTCGGGGCCGTCGCGATCGACGGCCCGACGCTGTTCCTGCAGGGCACGATCCTGCTGGTGTCGATCCTGGCGGTCCTGCTGATCGCCGACCGGGGGCTCGACCGGGCGCGGGCCGACGCGGAGTCGGTCGCGGTCGGATCCCGCGGGGTGGACGCGTTCACGCCACGGGCGTCGGCGGTGCCGGGCAGCGCCGCCGAGAAGGAGGCCGCGAAGGTGGGCGTGACCCAGACCGAGGTCTTTCCGCTGGCGATGTTCGCCGTCGGTGGCATGCTGCTCTTTCCGGCGGCCGACGACCTGCTGACGATGTTCGTCGCGCTCGAGGTCCTGTCGCTGCCGCTGTACCTGCTGTGCGGCCTGGCTCGACGACGCCGGCTGCTCTCGCAGGAGGCAGCCCTCAAGTACTTTCTGCTGGGCGCGTTCTCGTCGGCGTTCTTCCTCTTCGGGGTGGCCATGCTCTACGGCTATGCCGGCACGGTCCAGCTCCCGGGAATCGGGCAGGCGGTCGAACAGCGTTCCGGCGACATCGTTCTCGCGCAGATCGGCCTGGCGATGCTGTCGGTGGGACTGCTCTTCAAGATCGGCGCGGTCCCGTTCCACTCCTGGATCCCCGACGTCTACCAGGGTGCGCCGACGCCGATCACCGCGTTCATGGCATCGGCCACCAAGATCGCGGCCTTCGGTGCGGCGCTGCGCGTCTTCTACGTCGCGGTCCCCGGACTCAGCGTCGACTGGCGGCCGGTGCTGTGGGCGGTCGCGATCCTCACGATGGTCGTCGGCGCGGTCCTCGCGATCACGCAGACCGACGTCAAACGCATGCTCGCGTACTCGTCGGTGGCGCACGCCGGGTTCATCCTCACCGGGGTGATCGCGGGAAACGACGCCGGAATCTCGTCGACGCTGTTCTACCTGCTCGCGTACGGCTTCAGCACGCTCGGGGCGTTCGCGGTGGTGAGCCTCGTGCGCGATCCGTCGGGCCACGAGGTGACGGACCTGGTGCGGTGGGCGGGCTTGGGGCGCACCTCCCCGGTCCTCGGTGCGACGTTCGCGTTGTTCCTGCTCTCGTTCGCCGGTATCCCGCTCACCAGTGGCTTCGTCAGCAAGTTCGCGGTGTTCCAGGCCGCCGCGTCCGGGGGAGCGGTGCCGCTCGTGATCGTCGGCGTGATCAGCAGCGCGATCGCCGCGCTGTTCTACGTGCGGGTGATCGTGCTGATGTTCTTCGCGGACCCGCCGGAGGGCGCCCCCGCCACGGTGGTCACCAGCGCCCCGACGGTCGTCGCCGTCGCCGTCGCCGCGGCGGTGACGGTGCTTCTGGGCATCGTGCCGCAACCGGCGCTCGATCTCGCGGACCGGGCCGCGAGCTTCCTGATCTGA
- a CDS encoding aldehyde dehydrogenase family protein, protein MTTPVQLHNFVEGQWLDGADGTIVSTSPAEPELVVAEGRMAGTAELDRAVAAAARVKREWARTPAHERGAILVRAAGLVENAAQEWGAELALEEGKTKPEGIGEVLRAAQILRYYGNDADRDAGEMFSSPRRGERILVTRKPLGVVGVITPFNFPIAIPAWKIAPALTYGNTVVWKPASTVPLLAMRLAQALADAGLPDGVLNLLIGGGAVGNRIVEHPGIDAVTFTGSTGVGRKIAAAGAARGVPVQAEMGGKNAAVVLGDADLDLAAEQVMFGAFRSAGQKCTATSRLIVTDDIADDFVAELGKRASALNVGNPLHDGIEMGPVVNAAARTSIQAGIDRALDQGARPIAGGQPYSDGALAAGYFVPPTILELPSQSPDVWREELFGPVLAVRRAASVDEAFALANDSEFGLSAAIFTQDLTRTLDAIDDIDVGILHINSESAGADPHVPFGGAKKSGYGPKEQGRSAREFFTHTTTVYLRGGEARK, encoded by the coding sequence ATGACCACACCCGTGCAACTGCACAACTTCGTCGAAGGACAATGGCTCGACGGTGCTGACGGCACCATCGTCAGCACCAGCCCGGCGGAGCCGGAACTCGTTGTTGCCGAGGGACGAATGGCAGGAACCGCGGAGCTCGACAGAGCTGTCGCCGCCGCCGCGCGGGTCAAGCGGGAGTGGGCGCGCACCCCCGCACACGAGCGAGGGGCGATTCTCGTTCGTGCGGCGGGACTGGTGGAGAACGCAGCCCAGGAGTGGGGCGCCGAACTCGCACTGGAGGAGGGCAAAACCAAGCCCGAAGGCATTGGGGAGGTTCTGCGCGCGGCGCAGATCCTGCGGTACTACGGCAACGACGCCGACCGCGACGCAGGCGAGATGTTCTCCTCGCCCCGGCGGGGCGAGCGCATTCTCGTCACCCGCAAACCCCTCGGCGTGGTGGGTGTGATCACCCCGTTCAATTTCCCCATCGCCATCCCGGCGTGGAAGATCGCCCCGGCCCTGACCTATGGCAACACCGTTGTGTGGAAGCCGGCCAGCACCGTCCCCCTCCTCGCGATGCGCCTGGCCCAGGCCCTCGCCGACGCCGGTCTGCCCGACGGTGTACTGAACCTGCTGATCGGCGGCGGCGCCGTCGGCAACCGCATCGTCGAACATCCCGGCATCGACGCCGTCACGTTCACCGGATCCACCGGAGTCGGCCGCAAGATCGCGGCCGCCGGCGCCGCACGGGGCGTGCCGGTGCAGGCAGAGATGGGCGGGAAGAACGCCGCCGTCGTCCTGGGCGACGCCGACCTCGACCTCGCCGCCGAACAGGTGATGTTCGGCGCGTTCCGCTCCGCCGGCCAAAAGTGCACCGCCACCTCCCGACTGATCGTCACCGACGACATCGCCGACGACTTCGTCGCCGAACTCGGCAAACGCGCCAGCGCACTCAACGTGGGCAACCCCTTGCACGACGGCATCGAAATGGGACCCGTGGTCAATGCAGCCGCGCGCACATCGATCCAGGCCGGCATCGATCGCGCACTCGACCAGGGTGCACGGCCCATAGCGGGCGGGCAGCCGTACTCCGACGGGGCGCTCGCCGCGGGCTACTTCGTCCCCCCGACCATCCTCGAACTGCCCTCGCAGTCGCCGGACGTCTGGCGCGAGGAACTGTTCGGCCCCGTCCTGGCGGTCCGGCGAGCCGCGAGTGTGGACGAGGCGTTCGCCCTTGCGAACGACAGCGAGTTCGGGCTCTCCGCGGCGATCTTCACCCAGGACCTGACCCGAACCCTCGATGCCATCGACGACATCGACGTCGGCATCTTGCACATCAACTCGGAATCGGCTGGGGCGGACCCGCATGTTCCCTTCGGCGGTGCGAAGAAGAGCGGGTACGGCCCGAAAGAGCAGGGCCGCTCGGCACGGGAGTTCTTCACCCACACCACCACGGTGTACCTACGGGGCGGGGAGGCTCGGAAATGA
- the gabT gene encoding 4-aminobutyrate--2-oxoglutarate transaminase — MTAVHTIVGGPHLEQVRRIVTDVPGPRSQELAARRRSALPAGLTSGANVYTAAAGGGVLVDVDGNSFIDFGSGIAVTTVGNAAPRVVERASRQLEKYTHTCFLATPYEPYIEVAEALNRLAPGDHEKRTALFNTGSEAVENAVKYARAATGRPAVITFDHAFHGRTLMTMTMTAKNQPYKSTFGPFAPEVYRAPMAYPYRWPSGAEHASDEAFAQFEVLVDSQIGADAVACVVVEPIQGEGGFIVPADGFLRRIAAFCRDRGILLIADEVQAGIARTGTWFASELEGIVPDLITTAKGLAGGMPLAAVTGRADIMDIAHAGGIGGTYSGNPAACEAALGVFETIEADNLLERAQAIGDIMFRELRDIAAGTDIIGDIRGRGAMVAIELVQPGSKNPNREAVAEINRYCLSQGLLTLTAGTFGNVLRFLPPLTISDELLVEGFSVLREAIAAL, encoded by the coding sequence ATGACTGCTGTGCACACAATCGTCGGCGGACCGCACCTCGAGCAGGTCCGCCGCATCGTCACCGACGTACCCGGACCTCGCTCGCAGGAACTGGCCGCCCGCCGTCGTTCCGCCCTTCCGGCTGGGTTGACCAGCGGGGCGAACGTCTACACCGCGGCGGCCGGAGGCGGGGTCCTCGTCGACGTCGACGGCAACTCGTTCATCGATTTCGGCAGCGGCATCGCCGTGACCACGGTCGGCAACGCAGCGCCGCGGGTCGTCGAGCGGGCCTCCCGCCAGCTCGAGAAGTACACGCACACCTGCTTTCTCGCGACACCGTACGAGCCGTACATCGAGGTCGCCGAGGCGCTCAACCGATTGGCCCCCGGCGATCACGAGAAGCGGACGGCGCTGTTCAACACCGGCAGCGAAGCGGTGGAAAACGCGGTGAAGTACGCGCGGGCGGCCACCGGCCGGCCGGCCGTCATCACCTTCGATCACGCGTTCCACGGGCGCACGCTGATGACCATGACGATGACGGCGAAGAATCAGCCGTACAAGAGCACGTTCGGTCCGTTCGCGCCCGAGGTGTATCGCGCACCCATGGCCTACCCCTATCGGTGGCCCAGCGGCGCCGAGCACGCGTCCGACGAAGCGTTCGCGCAGTTCGAAGTGTTGGTGGATTCGCAGATCGGTGCCGACGCGGTCGCCTGCGTCGTGGTCGAGCCCATCCAGGGAGAAGGCGGCTTCATCGTCCCCGCCGACGGGTTCCTGCGCAGGATTGCGGCCTTCTGCCGCGACCGCGGAATCTTGCTGATTGCGGACGAGGTCCAGGCGGGCATCGCACGCACCGGCACCTGGTTCGCCTCCGAGCTCGAAGGCATCGTGCCCGACCTGATCACGACCGCGAAGGGGCTGGCCGGCGGAATGCCGCTGGCGGCCGTCACCGGGCGCGCAGACATCATGGACATCGCCCACGCCGGCGGAATCGGCGGCACGTACAGCGGTAATCCGGCAGCCTGTGAGGCCGCGCTGGGCGTATTCGAGACCATCGAAGCCGACAATCTCCTCGAGCGCGCACAGGCCATCGGAGACATCATGTTCCGGGAGCTGCGCGATATCGCGGCCGGGACCGACATCATCGGTGACATCCGCGGCCGGGGTGCGATGGTGGCGATCGAACTCGTCCAACCGGGCTCCAAGAACCCGAACCGCGAGGCGGTCGCCGAGATCAACCGCTACTGCCTTTCGCAGGGGCTGCTCACCCTGACGGCCGGCACCTTCGGGAACGTCCTGCGCTTCCTGCCGCCCCTGACGATCTCGGATGAACTACTCGTGGAAGGCTTCTCGGTCCTTCGAGAAGCGATCGCCGCCCTGTAA
- a CDS encoding acyl-CoA dehydrogenase family protein gives MTTLTVPRKTGPLRPLELFGTDVLLEEDERDIAGTVRKFVETRLKPNVENWFESATLPKELAKEFGQLGVLGMHLEGYGCAGTSAVSYGLACLELEAGDSGFRSFVSVQGSLSMFSIYRYGSEEQKQEWLPRLAAGDAIGCFGLTEPDFGSNPAGMRTRARRDGSDWVLNGTKMWITNGGLADVATIWAQTDDGVRGFVVPTDTKGFTANNIHKKLSLRASVTSELVLDNVRLPASAQLPEARGLSAPLSCLNEARFGIVFGALGAARDSLESAIAYAGSREVFDKPLSSYQLTQEKFANMTLELGKGLLLALHLGRMKDDGGVSPEQISLGKLNNVREAIAIARECRTILGGSGITLEYPPLRHANNLESVLTYEGTSEMHLLSIGKALTGHAAFR, from the coding sequence ATGACCACCCTGACTGTGCCCCGGAAGACAGGCCCGCTGCGCCCACTCGAGCTGTTCGGCACGGATGTGCTTCTCGAGGAGGACGAGCGCGACATCGCCGGCACCGTGCGCAAGTTCGTCGAAACCCGGCTGAAGCCGAACGTCGAGAACTGGTTCGAATCGGCCACGCTGCCCAAGGAGCTGGCCAAGGAGTTCGGGCAGCTCGGCGTGCTCGGCATGCACCTCGAGGGCTACGGCTGCGCCGGAACCAGCGCTGTGAGTTACGGTCTCGCCTGCCTCGAGCTCGAAGCCGGCGACAGCGGCTTCCGCAGCTTCGTGTCCGTGCAAGGCTCGCTGTCGATGTTCTCGATCTACCGCTACGGCTCCGAAGAACAGAAGCAGGAGTGGTTGCCCCGCCTCGCCGCCGGCGATGCGATCGGGTGCTTCGGCTTGACCGAACCCGACTTCGGCTCGAATCCCGCCGGCATGCGTACCCGCGCCCGCCGTGACGGCAGCGACTGGGTGCTCAACGGCACCAAGATGTGGATCACCAACGGCGGCCTCGCCGACGTCGCCACCATCTGGGCCCAAACTGACGACGGGGTCCGCGGATTCGTCGTGCCGACGGACACCAAGGGTTTCACCGCCAACAACATCCACAAGAAGCTGTCCCTGCGCGCGTCGGTCACCTCCGAACTGGTCCTCGACAACGTGCGTCTCCCGGCGTCCGCGCAGCTGCCCGAGGCGCGTGGGCTCAGCGCCCCGCTGTCGTGCCTGAACGAGGCCCGCTTCGGCATCGTGTTCGGCGCGCTCGGTGCGGCCCGGGACAGCCTCGAATCCGCCATCGCCTACGCCGGCTCGCGTGAGGTGTTCGACAAACCGCTGTCGAGCTACCAGCTCACCCAGGAGAAGTTCGCCAACATGACCCTCGAACTCGGCAAGGGTCTGCTGCTGGCACTGCACCTCGGCCGGATGAAGGACGACGGGGGAGTGTCGCCCGAGCAGATCAGCCTCGGCAAACTCAACAACGTTCGGGAGGCAATCGCCATCGCCCGAGAATGCCGCACGATCCTCGGCGGAAGCGGCATCACCCTCGAGTACCCGCCGTTGCGGCACGCCAACAATCTCGAGTCGGTGCTCACCTACGAGGGCACCAGCGAGATGCACCTGTTGTCGATCGGCAAGGCGCTGACCGGACACGCCGCCTTCCGCTGA
- a CDS encoding NAD-glutamate dehydrogenase domain-containing protein, with product MTFLTGTPEGVAEAVIFWPDGAPLLADTANVFEHFGLRVADRDPLPLPAGMPAEAALHRFTFQTPHLWRSESHSRVSEAFEAHALHGFEIDDYAQLIAAAGLSWREVTLIRAASRFVRQAGLGLSESYVIDTLLAHPEFTETLVRYFGARFDPDLNARQHTLANVGATLRAHLDAATTLDQDKILRSLESFVTACVRTNWYQLDDAGAPKPHASFKLDSSKLTLTGPVVPYREIYVYANDIEGIHLRSGPVARGGLRFSDRPEDYRTEVLGLMKTQTVKNAPIVPVGAKGAFIRKNPNIAAAQAYSIFIRGLLDVTDNLVDGNVVAPQRTVTYDEPDTYLVVAADKGTASFSDLANDIALEAGYWLGDAFASGGSSGYDHKAMGITARGAWVSVRRHFDDLGVDVDSDPFTVVGIGDMSGDVFGNGMLLSTAIKLVAAFDHRHIFIDPDPDPALSHTERMRLFALPGSSWDDYDRTTLSAGGGVWPRTAKRIALSPEAQARLGLPRGQLTPNELIKAILTSKVELLWNGGIGTYVNASSETPADAADPVNDAVRVDAAQLRCTVIGEGGNLGLTQRARIEYALGGGRLNADFIDNAAGVATSDLEVNLKIALDVAVRAGKITAGERNALLSDSRADVADAVLENSESQALAISLAESHAPQLLNRHERLIDNLEHNNGINRATEVLPTKNELGSRTRAGLGLTRPEIAVLLAQSKNVVQQDLLDSSVPEDQVFTSALSGYFPRRIREQLTDEVGNHHLAREIIATKVADDLINHVGPGLIYQLEERLGVKTPAVARAYAVVRAVFDVDQLWANARERADVGSVERRTLLHHIQQFIEHTASWILRRRPAPLNVNAEIERYRPHVRELVENRPRPTTIEDTTAELRFLAGTFDLIETAQQRGCPVAVAASVHAHTDAALGLAWLTGQFENHIMTNWWDSMAAAAVRDDLADGHHALVAAILDLHATSATDLVHTWQELTADAIERFSRMMTELGRDGYVDVARACTASAELELLVRSTVSRAAEIRA from the coding sequence ATGACATTCCTCACCGGTACCCCCGAGGGTGTCGCGGAGGCCGTGATCTTCTGGCCGGACGGAGCTCCCCTACTCGCGGACACCGCCAACGTGTTCGAACACTTCGGGCTGCGCGTCGCCGACCGTGACCCCCTACCGCTGCCCGCCGGCATGCCGGCCGAGGCGGCGCTCCACAGATTCACCTTTCAGACCCCGCACCTGTGGCGAAGCGAATCGCACAGCCGAGTCTCGGAGGCCTTCGAAGCGCACGCGCTGCACGGATTCGAGATCGACGACTACGCACAGTTGATCGCCGCCGCCGGCCTGTCCTGGCGGGAAGTCACCCTCATCCGCGCGGCAAGCCGATTCGTCCGGCAGGCGGGCCTCGGCCTCTCGGAGAGCTACGTCATCGACACACTGCTCGCCCACCCCGAGTTCACCGAAACCCTTGTCCGATACTTCGGTGCACGGTTCGACCCCGACCTGAACGCTCGACAGCACACCCTCGCGAACGTCGGCGCGACACTGCGCGCACACCTGGACGCGGCCACCACCCTGGATCAAGACAAGATCCTGCGATCCTTGGAATCATTCGTCACCGCCTGTGTCCGAACGAACTGGTATCAACTCGACGACGCGGGTGCACCGAAACCCCACGCCTCGTTCAAGCTCGACTCGAGCAAACTGACACTGACCGGACCCGTGGTTCCCTACCGGGAAATCTATGTCTACGCCAACGACATCGAAGGCATCCACCTGCGCAGCGGGCCCGTCGCGCGAGGCGGGCTGCGATTCTCCGACCGGCCCGAGGACTACCGCACCGAAGTCCTGGGCCTGATGAAGACACAGACGGTCAAGAACGCGCCGATCGTGCCAGTCGGAGCGAAGGGTGCGTTCATTCGCAAGAACCCGAACATCGCAGCGGCGCAGGCATACTCGATATTCATCAGGGGTCTGCTCGACGTCACCGACAACCTGGTCGACGGAAACGTCGTTGCCCCGCAGCGGACCGTCACCTACGACGAGCCCGATACCTACCTCGTGGTCGCCGCCGACAAGGGCACCGCCTCGTTCTCCGACCTCGCAAACGACATCGCCCTCGAGGCCGGGTATTGGCTGGGCGATGCCTTCGCATCCGGAGGCTCGAGTGGGTACGACCACAAGGCCATGGGAATCACTGCCCGCGGCGCGTGGGTGTCGGTCCGCCGCCACTTCGACGACCTGGGTGTGGACGTCGACAGCGACCCGTTCACCGTCGTCGGCATCGGCGACATGTCCGGCGACGTGTTCGGCAACGGCATGTTGCTGTCCACGGCGATCAAGCTCGTCGCCGCCTTCGACCACAGGCACATCTTCATCGACCCTGATCCCGATCCCGCGCTCTCGCACACCGAGCGCATGCGCCTGTTCGCGCTTCCCGGAAGCAGCTGGGACGACTACGATCGCACCACCTTGTCGGCCGGAGGCGGCGTCTGGCCGCGCACCGCCAAGCGGATCGCGCTCTCGCCCGAAGCGCAGGCACGGCTCGGGTTGCCGCGGGGACAGCTGACACCGAACGAGCTGATCAAGGCGATCCTGACATCAAAGGTCGAACTGCTGTGGAACGGCGGAATCGGAACCTACGTCAATGCGTCGTCCGAGACACCCGCAGACGCAGCCGATCCCGTCAACGATGCGGTCCGGGTAGATGCTGCCCAGCTGCGCTGCACGGTCATCGGTGAGGGCGGCAACCTCGGACTGACGCAGCGAGCGCGCATCGAGTACGCCCTCGGCGGCGGCCGGCTCAACGCAGACTTCATCGACAACGCCGCCGGCGTCGCCACGTCCGACCTCGAAGTCAACCTCAAGATCGCGCTCGACGTCGCCGTTCGCGCAGGCAAAATCACCGCCGGCGAACGCAACGCCCTGCTGTCCGATTCCCGCGCCGACGTCGCCGACGCAGTCCTCGAGAACAGCGAGAGCCAGGCACTGGCCATCAGCCTCGCCGAATCGCATGCCCCGCAACTCCTCAACCGCCACGAACGGCTCATCGACAACCTCGAACACAACAACGGGATCAACCGCGCAACGGAGGTGCTCCCCACAAAAAATGAACTGGGCTCACGGACTCGAGCAGGCCTGGGACTGACGCGACCTGAGATCGCGGTCCTCCTCGCACAGTCGAAGAATGTGGTGCAACAGGATCTCCTCGACTCGTCAGTGCCCGAGGATCAGGTCTTCACCTCGGCATTGTCGGGCTACTTCCCCCGCCGGATCCGCGAACAGCTCACCGACGAGGTCGGCAACCATCACCTCGCCCGCGAGATCATCGCAACCAAAGTCGCGGACGACCTGATCAACCACGTCGGCCCCGGCTTGATCTACCAACTCGAAGAGCGTCTCGGCGTCAAGACCCCCGCAGTCGCGCGCGCGTACGCCGTCGTCCGTGCAGTCTTCGACGTCGATCAGCTGTGGGCAAACGCCCGAGAGCGCGCCGACGTCGGAAGCGTCGAGCGCCGGACTCTGCTGCACCACATCCAGCAGTTCATCGAGCACACCGCGTCATGGATCCTGCGCCGACGGCCCGCGCCCCTGAACGTCAACGCCGAGATCGAGCGGTACCGCCCCCACGTCCGCGAGCTCGTGGAGAATCGGCCGCGTCCGACCACGATCGAGGACACCACGGCCGAACTCCGTTTTCTGGCGGGAACATTCGACCTGATCGAAACAGCCCAGCAGCGCGGTTGCCCGGTCGCCGTCGCTGCGTCCGTGCACGCACACACGGACGCCGCGCTCGGGCTCGCCTGGTTGACCGGCCAGTTCGAGAACCACATCATGACCAACTGGTGGGACTCGATGGCAGCCGCAGCCGTTCGCGACGACCTCGCTGACGGGCATCACGCGCTGGTCGCGGCAATCCTCGACCTCCACGCGACGTCGGCAACAGATCTGGTGCACACCTGGCAAGAGCTGACTGCCGATGCCATTGAACGCTTCTCGCGCATGATGACGGAACTCGGACGCGACGGCTACGTCGATGTCGCCCGCGCATGCACGGCCAGTGCCGAGCTCGAGCTCCTGGTGCGGAGCACTGTATCGCGAGCAGCGGAGATCAGGGCATGA
- a CDS encoding isocitrate/isopropylmalate dehydrogenase family protein, whose protein sequence is MTRPLELRIGVLPGDGIGPEVVPAAELVIDAALASRPDVKITWQRLAIGHEAISRYGTPMPEETLEVLDELDAWILGPHDSASYPDRWRTQLTPGGTIRKRFELFANIRPARAFPGTAAVSPKMDLIVVRENTEGFYADRNMYAGAGEFMPTPDVAMAVGVVTRRACERIAHEAFRLARTRRRRVTIAHKANVLSMTSGLFLETCLDVADRYPEVEVDHQHIDALAALLVRHADAFDVIVAENMFGDILSDLTGELAGSIGNAPSLNTSETKAMAQATHGAAPDIAGLGIANPTAVILSSAMLLRCLGARHEHSALGRTASRIEAAVETVIGQGVCTADLGGTASTAGFIDAVVAAMGS, encoded by the coding sequence ATGACGCGACCACTTGAGCTTCGAATCGGAGTACTTCCCGGAGATGGCATCGGGCCCGAGGTCGTGCCCGCCGCCGAGCTCGTCATCGACGCGGCGCTCGCTTCCCGACCCGACGTGAAGATCACCTGGCAACGACTAGCGATCGGTCACGAGGCGATCTCCAGATACGGGACACCGATGCCCGAGGAGACGTTGGAGGTCCTCGACGAACTCGATGCGTGGATCCTCGGTCCCCATGACAGCGCCTCCTACCCGGACCGGTGGCGCACACAGCTGACACCCGGCGGAACCATCCGAAAACGGTTCGAGCTGTTCGCCAACATCCGCCCCGCCCGCGCCTTTCCCGGCACCGCGGCAGTATCCCCGAAGATGGATCTGATTGTGGTGCGGGAGAACACCGAAGGCTTCTACGCAGACAGGAACATGTACGCCGGCGCCGGCGAGTTCATGCCCACCCCCGATGTTGCGATGGCGGTCGGGGTGGTGACCCGCCGGGCGTGTGAGCGGATCGCCCACGAAGCGTTCCGGCTGGCGCGGACTCGCCGACGACGGGTCACCATCGCACACAAGGCCAATGTGCTGTCCATGACCTCGGGCCTGTTCCTCGAGACCTGCCTCGACGTCGCCGACCGGTACCCGGAGGTCGAGGTCGACCATCAGCACATCGATGCACTTGCCGCGCTACTCGTTCGCCACGCAGACGCATTCGACGTCATCGTCGCCGAGAACATGTTCGGTGACATCCTGTCCGATCTGACCGGCGAACTCGCCGGCTCGATCGGAAACGCTCCGTCGTTGAACACATCGGAGACGAAGGCCATGGCCCAGGCAACCCACGGCGCCGCCCCCGACATCGCCGGCCTCGGTATCGCCAATCCCACCGCCGTGATCCTCTCCTCGGCCATGCTGCTGCGCTGCCTCGGCGCACGGCACGAGCATTCGGCTCTCGGCCGTACCGCAAGCAGGATCGAGGCTGCCGTCGAAACCGTCATCGGGCAGGGTGTGTGCACCGCAGACCTCGGCGGAACGGCATCGACCGCGGGATTCATCGACGCTGTGGTCGCCGCGATGGGGTCGTAG